The following proteins are co-located in the Cyprinus carpio isolate SPL01 chromosome B19, ASM1834038v1, whole genome shotgun sequence genome:
- the LOC109061846 gene encoding chloride intracellular channel protein 1-like, which translates to MSEDRPEVELFVKAGSDGQSIGNCPFSQRLFMVLWLKGVTFNVTTVDMKRKPDILKDLAPGAQPPFLLYGTEVKTDTNKIEEFLEESLCPPKYPRLAARNPESNTAGLDVFSKFSAYIKNSNPQMNDNLEKGLLKALKKLDDYLSSPLPDEIDENSDDDVTSSSRPFLDGQELTLADCNLLPKLHIVKVVCLKFRGFSIPRSLTSLWRYLDAAYAREEFSSTCPSDEEIHVAYSSVVKALK; encoded by the exons gcaGGAAGTGATGGTCAGAGCATTGGGAACTGCCCGTTCTCTCAGCGGCTCTTCATGGTCCTGTGGCTGAAGGGCGTGACCTTTAATGTAACCACCGTGGACATGAAGAG GAAGCCAGACATTCTTAAAGATCTGGCTCCTGGGGCTCAGCCTCCTTTCCTGCTGTACGGCACAGAGGTGAAGACGGACACCAACAAGATAGAAGAGTTCCTGGAGGAGAGCCTCTGCCCTCCTAA ATACCCACGGCTGGCAGCTCGCAATCCTGAGTCTAACACCGCAGGTCTGGATGTGTTCTCAAAGTTCTCCGCCTACATTAAGAATTCCAACCCGCAGATGAACGACA ATCTGGAGAAGGGTTTGCTGAAGGCCCTGAAGAAGCTGGATGACTACCTGAGCTCTCCTCTGCCAGACGAGATCGACGAGAACAGTGATGACGATGTCACTTCCTCCTCCCGCCCCTTCCTGGATGGTCAGGAGCTCACTCTGGCCGACTGCAACCTGCTGCCCAAGCTCCACATCGTCAAA GTGGTGTGTCTGAAGTTTCGAGGTTTCTCCATCCCTCGCTCGCTGACGTCTCTGTGGCGATACCTGGACGCGGCGTATGCCCGAGAGGAGTTCTCCTCCACCTGTCCCAGCGATGAGGAGATACACGTGGCCTACTCCTCCGTCGTGAAGGCACTCAAATAG
- the LOC109061848 gene encoding protein Bouncer-like, with product MMKSKGSLLILIGCLPLAVMSLTCYTCMFPAISPLDCLKFPQECPVGQRCLASTAVGVKGSVSIVLYERSCALPSQCDQHGEKHAAGIKFNYTNECCDTDLCNTAAPISSPHWTGAVLSLCSLVLLLQLG from the exons ATGATGAAATCTAAAGGATCCCTCCTCATCCTCATCGGCTGTCTGCCTTTAGCAG TGATGTCCTTGACATGCTACACATGCATGTTTCCAGCCATCTCTCCTCTGGACTGTCTGAAGTTCCCCCAGGAATGTCCCGTGGGCCAGCGATGTCTTGCCAGCACAGCTGTAGGAGTTAAAG GGTCAGTGTCCATTGTCCTGTACGAGCGAAGCTGTGCCCTGCCATCACAGTGTGACCAGCACGGAGAGAAACACGCGGCAGGAATAAAGTTCAACTACACCAATGAGTGCTGTGACACGGATCTCTGCAACACTGCTGCGCCCATCAGCTCCCCCCACTGGACAGGAGCAGTGCTGAGCCTCTGCAGTCTGGTCCTCCTGCTCCAGCTGGGATGA
- the LOC109061845 gene encoding N(G),N(G)-dimethylarginine dimethylaminohydrolase 2-like: MANIYPYGCFTHAVVRGIPESFGKLAEGGEGLQTDLAKAQRQMGVLTGALRQKVGLQLIEIPAASELPESWRIEDVAVIQGDTALVTRPLKQQRRAEAEAVRRVLSELKLTVVEMGDEEGGSAGATLEGSDVLFTGKEFFVGISKHTNHRGAEVLADTFKDFAVSTVPVCGGSRLKNICSMGGPDTIIISSSDGAKKTLRVMEQLTDHHYEILSVPEDVAANCIYIRGPAKVDFLLHPTAEECPNSVPAFQRLTDYTLLPTACSEASKLGAALSSLCLLINKKPNY; the protein is encoded by the exons ATGGCCAACATATATCCGTATGGCTGCTTCACTCATGCTGTGGTCAGAGGTATCCCAGAATCCTTTGGGAAGTTGGCGGAGGGTGGTGAAGGGCTTCAGACGGACCTGGCCAAGGCCCAACGTCAGATGGGGGTGCTGACAGGCGCGCTGAGGCAGAAGGTGGGGCTGCAGCTGATAGAGATCCCAGCTGCCTCGGAGCTGCCCGAGAGCTGGCGGATCGAAGACGTGGCTGTGATCCAGGGCGACACCGCACTCGTCACGCGACCCCTCAAGCAGCAGAGGCGCGCTGAG GCGGAGGCTGTGCGGCGCGTCCTGAGCGAGCTGAAGCTGACGGTGGTGGAGATGGGCGATGAGGAGGGCGGGTCTGCTGGAGCAACTCTGGAAGGAAGTGATGTCCTCTTCACTGGAAAAGAGTTCTTTGTGGGCATTTCGAAACACACCAATCACCGTGGGGCAGAAGTTTTGGCCGACACCTTCAAG GACTTTGCGGTGTCCACTGTGCCGGTGTGTGGAGGCTCTCGTCTGAAGAACATCTGCTCCATGGGCGGCCCCGacaccatcatcatcagcagcagcgaCGGGGCCAAGAAAACACttcga GTGATGGAGCAGCTGACTGACCATCACTATGAGATCTTGTCTGTGCCCGAGGACGTGGCTGCTAACTGCATTTACATCAGAGGTCCTGCTAAAGTGGACTTCCTCCTGCACCCCACAGCCGAGGAGTGTCCCAACAGTGTTCCT GCTTTTCAGCGTTTGACCGACTACACCCTGCTGCCCACTGCCTGCAGCGAAGCCTCCAAACTCGGGGCGGCGCTGTCCTCCCTTTGCCTGCTCATCAACAAGAAACCCAACTATTGA